A segment of the Rickettsia bellii RML369-C genome:
GTTATTATCTAATAAATCTTCTATCTTTTGATCATTATTAAAATCATTGCCATCATATAATATAGTTTCTTTAAGAGGCTTCTCTAATGATTCTAACTTTTGACTAAAATCATCAATTTTAGTTTTAGTTTCTAAATATTTATTCTCTATTAGCTTTTCCAAATGATTCTGCATGTTTTTGACTTCATTTAATATTTCTGCAGTCCATTTAGCCCTTGGATCTATTGCCTGCTCTATCCCTGATATTTCCCTTGATTGTCTATCTTCTTGTAAACCTCGGGAAGTTTTGACCTCATTTTCGGCAAATTCATAAAATACCAAAACCATTATCACGCCTATGCAAGCTAAAGTTACTAATGGTCTGTTTTTAATTATCTCTATGAGTTCTGATAATCTTTTACTAAATGTAGATGGTAATTTATGATCCTCTACTGTACTTTGTAATTCTTCCTGCTTATTGAACTCTTGATCCATTGCTTTTAATCAATATCCTAATTATCTAACTGATTTTCATACCACTAGAGACCCACTCTAAATAAAACCCTAAAATAATACCAATAGCAACGATTGCTCCAGCAAGCCTTAAATTACCCCTGACCACTGCCCAGATTGATGACAAAATCGTTGCTCCTGATATCCCGATAGTTTTCAGTTTACCGGTAGAGAGTCCACCAATGCGGTCTAACTGTCCTTCTAATGTTTCTCCTAAAGCTACTTCAGATAGTATCACATTTACACAAAAAATTAATAATACCGGCAATAAAGGATATATTATTCTTAAACACTGTTTTTTATTTTCTTTTTCTATTACATCTTTGTTTTTTACATTCATGATGCTTCTCTTCTTTGTTATTAGTTAACTTTATTACTTCTTGTTCTAAACCAAACTTAATAAGTCTAATTGGTGTTGGTTTGATTTTAGTAAAATTCAACATTAAATCTTGGACCGTACCATTTTCTCCAATTAGAGTGAGATACAGTTTACTGCTATCTTGCTGTGGCAAAATAAATAAACAACCTGAATTATGCACTGCTACTTCTGCGGCGATTTGAGGATGAATAAAAATATCATTGATCTTTTCTCCTTCTATGTTAATTCTAGTTGGAGCATCTTTAGCTATTTGCAGCTCTAACAAAGAATCAGCATGTAACATATAGCTTATCCCATAAGCATTACTACTAAAGCTTGCAAGCATTATTCCAATAAACACTACTAAGATTTGTAACTCTGACTTCAAACTTTTCATTACTTATTTACCTCTTCTTCTTTAATTCCTGTAAGTAATAATAAATGATTTGCTCCTCGCTTATAGGTTAACAAATAAGTTTTATCAGTTGCTATATGCTTATTCTCAGAAAACCAATAACGAAATGTTCCATTAATTAATACTCCATCCTCAATGACTTTTACCTTTTTAGGAAAAAATACTGAGCAAATTCCAGAGCCCTTAACAAAATCTAAATGTTCCTTAAAAAATTTATCCAGCTGCTCTGTATTACTAGACACCACCTTCATATCTGCTATTTGCCTCTCTACTTCCTCAGGCGAAGTAGTAAATAATTCCTTCATTACAAACACTGCCCATTCTTTAAGATAAGTCTCATGATAGCTTTTGGATGATACTATCATCCGACGATCTGGCTCTATTGCTGGAATTAATAACCATTTTTCTTCCGTGCTAATTGTTTTAATCATCCCAAGAAGACTCGTAACTGCAAGCAGCAATGTAATAAGCAATAATCTCTTATTATATTTAACTAGCTGCTGAACCCCGCTTTGCTTAAATAAATGATCCATTACTTACCTACCTTTTTACCAAGTAAATTAGGATAAGAAGTAGGAGCATATAGCCATTTCTTAGCGACTAAATAACTCTTAAGTACAAAATATTCCGATAATTTTTTAAACTTCTTAAATGCATAACAAAGTACAACTCCAGCTATAATGCATATCATCCCAAGCTTAGCATGTCCGCTATTCAGTAACACTATCCCAGGTACTATACCAAGTAAGATAACTAACCACTCATCTAAGCTTAAGGCCATATATTTTAGGGGAGTAGAGAGTGACCAATATAATCTTTGATTAGCACAATTATTATTCATATTAATTAAGTGATATTTCCATTAATAGATAAGTTTTGCTAGTCATGACATTAACATCCTAATTTTTACATTGCCAGTGGAGTTTTAAGCCATAATAAAAAAAACTGTAATTCATATAAAACTGTGGATATCTGGAGATAGAATCTATAGCTCTATCCATGAATTTGTTGATAACTAGCAGTAATTTTGCTAATATTAACGAAATAAATTATTGGTGAGTTGTGTATGTTTAGAAATGATGTAGAGTTAAAACTAGAATGTTTAAAACTTGCTATCCAGTCTTGCTGTAGTTATGATGCTGTGGATATTGCAAAACAATATTATCGTTTCCTTATAGAAAATAATGAAAATGTACCAATTCAATTTTCTATCAATAAAGTAAGTTTAAATTAGGTTTATTATTAATTTTACTTAAAAGATTCTGATCCTAACAAATCTATAATTTCCTGTACACCATCAATTTCTTGATGACTTTGATAATAAGCAATTATTTCTTCTTTTTTATTCGGTTCAAGCTGTTCATTATATAAAGGCATACTATATTTATCTAACATCTTGTAAATATATGGATGTAAAATTTCCTGGTTTTCATCTACATAATATAATACCCTATGTAATAATAGATTTTGAACAATATCATACAGTTTCATATCTTCAAATTGCTTTACAAGATTTACATAGTTATAATTGTCAAATAATTCTACTAAATCCGGTAATTTACTATCAATAAATGTATTAAATTTGTTCGGCATTATTGCTATAAACTCATTAATCTTGTTCATTATATTAAAATCATAATCATTACCATGATCCTTTTTACACATCATATCGAAAATATGTACCTTAGAATTTGGATTATCATTTAAAATTCTAACCAAAAAAGCATATTGATCAATATCAACATGAGGGTATGTATTCTTTCTAGGTACAATAAATTCAAACTCATTACTCATAGGATCTAGTGATACTAATTCTTTAAATACATTACGTATTTCATATGCAATAGAAGTAGTATTTCTTGGTATGCTATAAGGCCATAGTTTGGTTCCTTCTTCTAATCCTGTC
Coding sequences within it:
- a CDS encoding TraE/TraK family type IV conjugative transfer system protein, producing the protein MDHLFKQSGVQQLVKYNKRLLLITLLLAVTSLLGMIKTISTEEKWLLIPAIEPDRRMIVSSKSYHETYLKEWAVFVMKELFTTSPEEVERQIADMKVVSSNTEQLDKFFKEHLDFVKGSGICSVFFPKKVKVIEDGVLINGTFRYWFSENKHIATDKTYLLTYKRGANHLLLLTGIKEEEVNK